cacagttttaagaactaagggtatgcagacatatgaacaggggtcagttcatttttttctttgttgccatgttttgttttgtgattgtgcCACTCTGTACTGACCTACAGTtaaatatgaatcccataagaaacatGTGATTACAAaaagtacatatattaccaaatctccaagggtatgcaaacttttgagaacAACTGTATGTCCTTATGACATTGTAAGTGTAGGATTTCTAAAGTTGCTATCTGCAATGGTTTGCTCTTTATCTCTAAAGAAGGCAAAAAACTAACTGAATATTACGCCACCCATTTGGGCATATTTTGGCTTTCTGCCATACAAGAATATTGTAACGAAAAAATCTGAAACAAGAGAAAGTGAGTATGTTCTTTTTCCTCGCACAGAACATTGTTGGAAACAGTAACCTATTCCTTATCAGTTGACTTAATTAGGTTGTCTGCCATTTCTATTTCTATCTTTCTTTGTGAGTCACATTGCTATTCAGCTTGTGTTACCACTGGTCCAGGAGTGTTACCACTGGACCGGGAGTGTTACCACTGGACCGAGAGTGTTATCATTGGACCGGGAGTGTTAACACGGGACCGAGAGGGTTATCACTGGACCGGGAGTGTTACCACTGGACAAGGAGTGTTAGCACTGGACCGGGAATGTTAACACCGGACCGGTAGTGTTAAGACTGGAACGGGAATGTTACCACTGAAACTGGAGTGATATCACTGGACCGGGAGTGTTATCCACTGTCGTAATACTACTTAGGGACTCTCAATGAACAATGTAATACTTACTGTCTAGTGTTGTCTGAGCAATTGTTACATTGTTTGGAAAGCCAGCTGTAATCAGACGGAAGACAGTAAaatcaatccaaaatataaaggacattttctgaaattcagtatctcacaaaagtgagtacacccctcacatttatgtaaatatgtgagtatatcttttcatctgacaacactaaagaaatgacacattgctacaatgtaaatcagtgagtatacagcttgtataacagtgtaaatttgctggcccttcaaaataacacaacacacagccataaatgtctaaaccgctggcaacaaaaattagtacacccctaagtgaaaatgtccaaattgggcccaaagtgtcaatattttgtgtggccaccatcattttccaacactgccttaactctcttgggcatggagttcaccagagctgcACAGGTTTCCACtgaagtcctcttccactccttcatgacaacatcatggatctggtggatgttagagaccttgcgctcctttTGAGGATgacccacagatgctcaatacagttcaggtctggagacatgcttggccagtccatcacctttaccctgagcttctttagcaaggcagtggtcgtcttggaggtgtgtttggggtcgttatcatctTGGAATACTGCcatgcggcccagtctccaaaagggaggggatcatgctctgcttcagtatgtcacagtacatgttggcattcatggttccctcaataaaCTGTAGCCCCAGCGCCTGCAGCagtcatgcagccccagaccaagacactcccaccaccatgcttgactgtaggcaagacacacttgtctttgttctcctcacctggttgccgccacacatgcttgacaccatctgaaccaaataagtgtatcttggtctcatcagaccacaggacattgttccagtaatccatgtccttagtctgctagCAATGCTgtcagcactcatacgtctatttcccaaagacaaacactgaatatgatgctgagcatgtgtactcaacttttttggtcgACCATGTCGatgcctgttctgagtggaacctgtcctgttaaaccagtGTATGGTTTTGGCGAccttgctgcagctcagtttcagggccttggcaatcttcttatagccttgGCCATCTTTATgcagagcaacaattcttttttcagatcctcagagagttctttgccatgaggtgccatgttgaactttcagtgaccagtatgagggagtgtgagagcgatgacaccaaatttaacacaccttcTCCCCATTCCTGAGACCTtctaacactaacgagtcacatgacaccggggatggaaaatggctaattggacccaatttggacattttcagtcAGGggagtactcacttttgttgccagcggtttagacattaatggctttctgttgacagcaaatgtacactgttatacaggctgtacactcactacttgacactatagcaaagtgtcatttctttagtgttgtcacatgatcaGATTGAATCAAATGTTTGCAAAAATATcagtggtgtactcacttttgtacatttttctgcactcttctatttacacttctggttagatgctaactgcatttcgttgtactctTCTGTTTAATatcaataaagttgaatccaaTCTAATCTAAAACTATACTTCAAACAGACAGTATTAACTTAAAGGGTATAGCATAAAATAGACTCATACTATAGTAGATACATACACAGTATTAACTCACCACTGTAGCAGAAAAAGTTGTATGTGTTGTTGCAGTTGTTGATGTTGTATTGGTCAAAAAAGTAGACAAACGTTTGAGCTGTGACACAGGTCTGATTCAATCTATAAATATCTGCAGCTATATTGATATGTGTGGAGAAGCCATTGGAATTGCCCCCATCTGACCACAATCCATAGATGAACAGACCTATCCACACTCCCATGTCTGAGGAATCTTCACTCAGCGTTAGGTTCTGTATGGCCTGGTTCTCTGTCGGGTTCCTCACAGTGGCCAGGTCTGTGTAGAGATCTCTGCAGTAACTCTGAGCTTGAAATCACGTCATTAATTCTGTAACCAGCACGAAGGTCTGAGTGGCATTTTGTCTCCCTGAAAACAGTTAACATTGCTTCATTTTTTCTTGCTGATACTTGCCGTTCagaatttaaatattttcccaATATTAATTCATTTCTAAATTGTCAAACTTTGACAAAAAGTCAaactttacaaataaattctgAATAAATAGAACATGTCGCAGTCCCAGTCTCATGCAAATCTTTTCTAACCttttaatcatgtttttatttttcatttaaattgtaCAGTATATCACTTCTTGAAttgatttcatttcaaatataatCGCCCCCGACCCTGTTGTTATGTGTTATGATGTCATAAAAGTAAGTGTGCAATCTTTACTCACCATCATAACAAACAAAGTAGTTGAATGAGTCACAAGAACTTCCAAACCAAGATCCGACAGATGTGTCCAATTTCACACATTCCTGCTGTCCAGTACTGAACAGGCTGTCTCCAAACTGCAACAAAGGATATCCTCCAGGCCACCACATTATGATCTGATCTGTCTGACCTGTCTGGGTGTCTTCCAGAGACCATCTGAAGATATACTTCAGTCCTATCCAGGCCTCACCAGAAGAAAGACCTCTAGAGTTGAACAGACTAGTCAAACTGTCCTGGTCGTTTTGGTCAGATATGGTTGCCAGGTCAGTGTAGGTCTCTCTGCAGTAGTTCTGAGCTTCAGTCCAGGTCTTATTCGTGTTCACATAGTAATACTGATGAGAGAGACATGAGGAGAAGCTGCACAGTCCTGGAATAGACACATGGCACATTAACATAGTTAATTCTAAACACTACAAATAATATTGTATAAAATGAAGATATGTTAGTCTGGGTAACAGAATACCTTACAATGACACAATTACTTTACTGACCTGATAACAGAATCATCAGGAACACTGTTCTTTCCATGACTGCACTGTGTGTGTAGATAAAGGGAAATACACAAAATCAAATTCAACACTAATATAGACAACTATAATTAAATACCAAATAGCTGAATCATTAATGATCTTGATATATACTGTCAGGTCACATTCCACTTCAGTGTTGGTGAGGAAATCTTGTAATGATTTTTATCATGATTCCCTTATAAGGGCAAGTATTGTGGTGTAGCCAGGACCTTCAACTCCTAGGTTATAGGAAACCAGGTCAACCCTATACAATATGATTCTGGTACGCTCTTCACAACATTGTGGGCCCTTGAGGTGTGTAACAATTTATAATGTAATTACTACCGACTATGTAAAAACTGCAATATCTTTtgaatgtaataaaaacaataatgtaataacctgataataatataattaccGAAAACGGGACCCCCCTGACACTCTTTTGAAATTTGGTTTGAGTTTGAGTACCAAAGGATCACAGTtctgaaaacacacaataaatattagAATACAAAATATGTAATCTACACCTGTTTTCAAGATGCTCTGTTTAATTCAAAAGGAAGATCATCGTTCCCCCTCCAACCTGACAGAGCATGGCAGGATCAGCagagaagaaagggagaaactccccaaattaCCGGTCTGTCAAGCCTGTAGTGTCACACCCAAAATTATGTAATATCCTTCAACATGCTGAGTAAAGAGCTCTGAATGCCCATGTACATAACACTGAAATTAGCTAAAAACAAAGTTATCAATTTCAGAAAAAGGCTGCAATACAACAAAAAGGTGGTAGAGGTGAAGGAGTTTGAATACATTCCCAACACACTGTAGACGATCAGAGTATGTATTACGTGCCCTTCGCGCAGGCATGCACATCATTCAAAAGTCTTCTAAACAAATACTCACATCTGCATCCGCTACAGGCCAGACCAACCAGTGTGCTGTGAACAAAGAAATCATAATCACACAAAGACTTGGGCCACAACACCCGGGGGATTTGTGACCCAAGActgatagttaaaatgttacctGTAGGAGAGGagcatttaaaatgtcagaaatgtgAGGGAAATAGACTTGTATGTGATGCTCTCTCTACTATAAATTCCCCAGACCGAGTCTCTACTGCACGGTGACTATGTCTCTGCCTACTTGGACCCCCCAAACATAATGAGTCCCTCTCAGGGGAACGGAGCCTTGGGGCACGATGGGGGAACCTGGTGCCTCTGATGATGGTAGACAACATGGCCAACTCCCAATGCTGGAATTCTGAGGAATTCACCTCATAGATCACACAAGGGAGAGCATGTAATGGCTGCATGAGCTCCCTCCCTGATAACCAGTTTATAGTTATAGTGGCGATATGGTCTATGTGAaggattttcattaaaaaaatcctTGTAATATGAGAAAATGTCTATACTATACAGTATCTGTATCAAAATTGGAATTATAGcgtttcacaacatttattcacTAGAAATGTTTGGTGCATACAAAAGCAAAGCCTGATATGTGGGAACTTGTATTGATCAACAGAAAACAGCAGAAGCTAATTGAGAAACAATATTCCCTCTTTTCCTCATTGCTATAAATCTACAGTTCGTCAGATAAGATGCTGTTCTTCTTTTCAtgctgctcgctcaaccaggatgTCTAAACTGAATCCTAATCTCTGGACATCTACCTTGGTTAAAGGGTAAAATCACTTTAATAGGTACAAATAAAAGGTATACATGATAAAACATGTGTTTATccatagtcgacatccgcggaaccgcggacagtgctcatttgcataaatatttcgaaaaatggattcgccataatcgtccgattccaatggtatattatttgtagccactttcgtgaagcgttccgtgtataattggggttgtccgtgtataatatgggttgtatagttgtatagtttgggttgctatgagaacctttcaccaggcaacgacattgaccatgcatcttagaaaggctaatgtgtacaCTAGAATAGatattacaagggtgtacatcactatatatgatgttttgaaccataatacatcgtttgtattatatataagatataaaaataaatatttagtcaaaatagtatggggatgttcttgagtttttgggaagaagttggtaatttttctgagtttataaaatatagtccaaagtccaaacgtaactagcgatctagtgctgaaAGAACCATTGGATAGGGTTAtgatctttcattttatagtgtttcatttctaggttgaagaaccacattttttaggggtgcctatattttttaccttctattatataattatttcattattttcaacacaattacagtgtaatttgttagtaaaggcatgaaagtatgaggaaataccattgacacaaaatctcataatgctttaaaaaaaaaacttgatgctgaatggcagaaatgttttttgcctggaaaacaatttttttgcctttcaaacagatgagttttataaatagtgacccagaagtctgtttttatgtgtttttattgtagccagaggggttgttattaccaggatacatcataataggttgtatctgttacagaaatgaatctaggacccaaaatgtcccagtagtgaaatccggccgaaagccccataggctaccaagggttaaaaaCTCAGGGCTCCTAAGATGGAGGGAAGGGAAGAGAAAAGAACGAGACATGCTTGGTTAACTGCTAAATGCAAGTTTGAAGAGGTGGGTTTTGAGGTTCTGTTTGAAGAGGTGAGTTTTGAGGTTCTGTTTGAAGAGGTGGGTTTTGAGGTTCTGTTTGAAGAGGTGAGTTTTGAGGTTCTGTTTGAAGAGATGGGTTTTGAGGTTCTGTTTGAAGAGGTGGGTTTTGAGGTTCTGTTTGAAGAGGTGAGTTTTGAGGTTCTGTTTGAAGAGGTGGGTTTTGAGGTTCTGTTTGAAGAGGTGAGTTTTGAGGTTCTGTTTGAAGAGATGGGTTTTGAGGTTCTGTTTGAAGAGGTGGGTTTTGAGGTTCTGTTTGAAGAGGTGAGTTTTGAGGTTCTGTTTGAAGAGGTGGGTTTTGAGGTTCTGTTTGAAGAGGTGAGTTTTGAGGTTCTGTTTGAAGAGATGGGTTTTGAGGTTCTGTTTGAAGAGGTGGGTTTTGAGGTTCTGTTTGAAGAGGTGAGTTTTGAGGTTCTGTTTGAAGAGGTGGGTTTTGAGGTTCTGTTTGAAGTGAGTAGGATTTTAAAATGAATCCTATATTTAACTGGGAGCAAATGGAGGTTGTGGAGAACAGAGGTGATGTGATCTCGGTGCAGGCAACGTATTTCTGGCCATATTGACGTTCATTTAATTATATTGTTGGTTGAACCATAGAGGATGCTGTTGCAGTAATCATGTCTGGAAGTTATGGGGGCATGGATGAGTGTTTAGTCTGAAGGTTATGGGGGCATGGATGAGGGTTTTGTCTGGATGTTATGAAGGCATGGATGAGTGTTTAGTCTGGAATTTATGGGGGCATGGATGAATGTTTAGAGGTGATAGTTTTGAGTGTCATTAGGGTAGCTGTGAAACTGTAGGCCATGACGGCGGCGGATCTGTCCAAGAGGAATCAGGTAGAGGATtaagaggatgaagaggaggggacTGAgcactgagccctgggggaccctGTGGGTAAATGGAAATGGTGGAGGATTTGCAGTTGTTTATGGAAATGTATTGATGTCTGTCAAAATGATAAGAGTTGAGCCAGGAGAGGGCAGTGCCAGTTATGCCATGGGAGTACTGATGGTATCAAAGGTGTGTGGAAGGTGGAGCGGTTGATGGTATCAAAGGTGTGTGGAAGGTGGAGCGGTTGATGGTATCAAAGGTGTGTGGAAGGTGGAGCGGTTGATGGTATCAAAGGTGTGTGGAAGGTGGAGCGGTTGATGGTGTCAAAGGTATGTGGAGGGTGGAGCGGTTGATGGTGTCAAAGGTGTGTGGGGAAGCCAGAGTCAGCAGAGTCAAAATGTCATTGGTCGATTTTCAGTAGTGCAGTTTCTGTGCTGTGTTTGAAGCCGAGGCCGGATTGGAAAGGTTTATAGAGGTTAAAGGTGGGATGTGAGATGAGCAGTGACAACTTGCTCCACTAACTATGTGATGTGATGAGCTGCCTAACTCAATGATGTGATGCACTGCCTAACTACGTTATGTGATGCACTGTCTAACTACATCATGTGATGCACTGCCTAACTGTGTGATGTGATGCACTGCCTAACTACGTTATGTGATGCACTGCCTAACTACGTGATGTGATGCACTGCCTAACTACATCATGTGATGCACTGCCTAACTACATCATGTGATGCACTGCCTAACTACATCATTTGATGCACTGCCCAACTACGTTATGTGATGCACTGCCTAACTACATTATGTGATGCACTGCACTGTTGTTATTGTGTCTTTTGTGTATACTGACTGTCTCCTGCTTTTAACATGTCAGCGCCCTTCCCCTCTCAAGTCATTTTACCAAGACCATGTCGTAAATCTGAGTTTGTTCATTGAATTTCATAGTTCAAACCAAAACACTTGTTAAATCATATTAAAAATGTGTCTTACCTTTTCACCGATATCTTAACCAGTATCTCTTCAGTTGTGTCACTCTTATATGATATTATTCACTTTTCTGAGCCTCCCCatcactccctctctgcctgtgtctctctgttcttAAAGGACAGTCAGTTACCTCCTTAATAACAAAAATGCAGTTTGTTCACATACCATAACCTCCCATAATCTTTATGATGTTACTGGCCTCAGGCTTTGGGGTACCTGTCAGCGTTAGACGAAATGACTGAAGGTGTGAGACAAATCGATTTGTGTTGTCGTTCTGAAATTCCAGTTGATTCTGTTTCAATATTTTCTATTCCAATTAATTCAATAAACatgtaaacattaaacacaTATGTACAGCAGATTCTCCTTGACTACTTAGCTGTTTGATATACAAGCACAATACAACAGTTATCTGgttttaattgtaattataattgtaattattCTCTTGGTAAACTAACTGTGTGTTAACCTTGATAGAATACCATTTACACTTGAACAACACAACCACTCATCATGAATTGCTGTCCATACCTCACATTATCTGTTTCAGCACTGCCAACTGGGCTGGCACGACCCTATGGCCGACCCCAAACAAGTAGCCCTCTGACAGTCACTTGACCTGGCTTCATTCACTTTGGATAGACAGACTGACAACGTGTGACTGATAACAtgttaagagagagagaaaaaagagaaaaggagaagtggAAAAgggaaggtaaaaaaaataagatttgaAGCAAGATGTGACCAACTGTAATGTAATTTATCATTGAACTTtttattagggctgtcaaagttaaagCGTTAACGAATTTAAAATACTGAGACTAATGccggtaaaaaaaatattgcaatatattgCGTTAACGCCTCAGAGCCATTCATAGTTAATGCTTGACTTCACCATACTTTAGCAGGAGGTGTCAGGATTGCAGTAGGCTACTTCCTTGCATTTATTGTTTTTCCAGTAACTTTATTTGAGTTTGGCTTGTCCTCAGCGCTTcacagttatttattttatcattggAGATTAGGCATTCATGTAATGAATCCTCAACTCTAGTGTTTGCCTGGCTCTAGTTTATGAATGCTGCCTAACAACATTTTAGTAAACTACACTTGCGTTGGTTCAGTTTGGCCAGCATTGGCAAACTTGTGGCAAGAGAAACAAATTTCTTTAAATTACATATCTAGTTGCACTTGAGTATTATCATTGAAGTGCcttgaaatatttttattgagaATTGGAGTTACAGTTCTGGACATGATTGGCTGTAATTGACTGATTTTTTAGGTTATATATGACTTGTATATGAATGTTGAATGAGTAATAGGCCATTTAATATGActgatataaaatgttgaatgaaAGTTGCACTTCTGATTATACTATTGGTTTAATTAAACGAAGAATTCACTTGTAACACACCGGTAACAAAATAAAGTATGTCAAAGTGGACTTACATTGTGGcctttattttgtcattatttgtgAGTGGTAGGCCTTGGTTTACATTTGGACTTGGTATGCGATCTTAGGCttgaaaaaatgtaaagcaaagaaaacaaaacaacaacacattgtTCTACAGTAAGTATTCCCAATCACACGCATGCAAATAACtgtcaaatgtattacaaacaACACTATtattaacaataacaaatatTCTTAATGTGTAGAAACGCcacctaattaatcaattacATAAACATATGTTGCCTGTGTTTAGAAAAGGTAAGACTCCCTCCCACATCTCTGGTGTTGAGAGATGTGTGAGGAACACTTTCATATGCATCTCTCAGGAGGATCATCATCACACAGGCCAACTTCCTGTACATACATATTTGAGACATTGGCCCTTTAGATGGTGAACAACATCTGTGCAGATTTCTTTGGTGACATTGAACCAGGGAAGATCTTCAGTTCCCCAATCCTTTCCAAACAAGAAAATGGTCACTTAAATCTTATCACAGTGTATTTAATGACACACACGACTACTTCTGATTTCTAGCAGGATGCATTTTAACTGTTACATATAGTGTTTAAATAATAGAGAACCCGtacaaatcaagggagaaaatacattcagtatttattgaaataatgcagcagagttgtcctattaaatgaaaaatccaaaatgttatAAAGAATCGCTGCTAgcagtaatataaataaaaaataaaacacaataaaataaaaaagaatgattTTATATCACTTCTTTTGTGGTGTAATGACGCTAGCACTAGATCGCTACTTAggtttggacttatataatttataaactcagaagaattaccaacttcttcccaaaaactcaagaacacccccatactaatttgaccattttttttttatatattatattcataatacaaatgatgtattatggttcaaaacatcatatatagtgatgtataCCCTTttaatccctattcttgtctacacattagcctttctaagatggtcaatgtcgttgcctggtgaaaagttctcttGTGGTTCCCATAGCAACTCAAACtctacacagacaacccaaattatacacggaacgctttaAGAAAGTGGCTACacataatataccattggaataatacgattatggcgattctattttcataaatatttatgcaaatgagcactgtccgcggatcCGCGGATGCCAACCTGGAAGCCTTTAAAgtatattttgcatttcctt
This genomic window from Esox lucius isolate fEsoLuc1 chromosome 7, fEsoLuc1.pri, whole genome shotgun sequence contains:
- the LOC117594694 gene encoding uncharacterized protein LOC117594694 — encoded protein: MERTVFLMILLSGLCSFSSCLSHQYYYVNTNKTWTEAQNYCRETYTDLATISDQNDQDSLTSLFNSRGLSSGEAWIGLKYIFRWSLEDTQTAQSYCRDLYTDLATVRNPTENQAIQNLTLSEDSSDMGVWIGLFIYGLWSDGGNSNGFSTHINIAADIYRLNQTCVTAQTFVYFFDQYNINNCNNTYNFFCYSVVTLPVQW